A single genomic interval of Heterodontus francisci isolate sHetFra1 chromosome 45, sHetFra1.hap1, whole genome shotgun sequence harbors:
- the LOC137356353 gene encoding histone H2B 7-like, whose protein sequence is MVDEKKTTAPSKKGAKKVLKKAPTKGTKKRRRSRKESYSIYVYKVMKQVHPDTGISSKAMSIMNSFVNDIFERIAREASRLAHYNKRSTISSREIQTAVRLLLPGELAKHAVSEGTKAVTKYTSSK, encoded by the coding sequence atggttgacgagaagaaaactacagcaccttccaagaagggcgctaagaaagttctgaagaaggcgccAACAAAGGGCACCAAGAAACGGAGAAGATCCAGGAaagaaagttactccatctacgtgtacaaagtgatgaagcaggttcaccctgacaccggcatctcctccaaggccatgagcatcatgaattcgtttgtgaatgatattttcgagcgaatcgcgcgtgaggcttcccgcctggcccattacaacaaacgcagcaccatcagctcccgggagatccagaccgccgtgcgcctgctgctgcccggggagctggccaaacacgccgtgtcggaaggtacaaaggcggtcaccaagtacaccagctccaagtaa